The Candidatus Zixiibacteriota bacterium genomic interval GCAAGGGGGCATCCAGCCAGATGCTGGGAGTAGCATTCGCCGATGATCGCCAGCATTTCGATCATCACACCAGGCATCAACATACAGCCGGCGAATCCTATTCAAATATTGATTTCAAGATAGTGCTCAAGGATCAGGCTCGTTCGGCCTACACAGGTCTGATTCGTATCGAGGAAGAGACTACCAACTGCCAGGCTTACCAGGAGAACCGCAATCTTCTGCTTAACACGGGCGCTTCGGCCGAATCGATTCCGGAACTGGAGATTTTAAATGACCAGGTCAGTTGCAGTCATGGCGCGACGGTCGGACCGCTCGATTCGGAGATGATCTTCTATCTCAAGAGCCGTGGAATCTCGACTGCCGATGCTGTCCGGATGATCGTGATGGGCTTTGTCGAACCGCTTTTAAATCTCATGCCTGTAGATATCAGGCAGTTTATGGAAAACCTGGTTCGTTTCAAACTCGAGAATCGCAATATTGAAGACATGAACCTGGAAAGCATTGAGAAGTAAGTAATATGATTTTTAGTATAATTATCTGTAAAAACGGTCGCAAGGGGGTGATTCGATGAACGGTCTGGATCAGCTTTACCGGGATATACTTATGGATCACTATAAGTACCCGCGCGGCAAAAAGAAGATCGAAAATCCCGATATCATCAACAGTGGTCAAAATCCGCTCTGCGGAGATTCGATTGAATTGACTGCGAGGCTCGCTGGAGATCGTATCGAAGATATTGGAATCGAGACAGTCGGGTGTGCAATTTGCACCGCCTCGGCTTCGATGCTGACCGAAACTGTCAAGGGGATGACGCTCGGGGAGGTCGAACAGCTCTCTGGTCTTGTTACGAAAATGCTCACAGGCGATGATGAGCAAAAAGACTTTGACCTGGGCGATCTCGAAGCGCTGGCGGGAGTCAAAAAATTTCCAGTCAGGGTAAAATGCGCCCTTCTGGCATGGATTACCCTTGTCGAGGGTATCCGCGCTCATCAGGAAGGCATCAACCCCGAAGCGGTAACTACGGAGTGATTTGTATGATAACCGAAGATCAGGTAATGGATGTGCTTCACAAGGTCAAGGACCCTGAGATGGCCCTGAGCGTGGCCGACCTGGGCCTGATATACGATCTCGAAATCAAAACCGGGGGAGAGATTGTAATCGAAATGACACTTACCACACCCGCGTGCCCATACGGACCGGTTCTGGTCAATGACGTAAAAAAAGCCGTGGGGGAACTCGAGGGTGTTACGGCGGTGACGGTGGACATAGTCTGGGATCCACCCTGGAACCCGGAAGAACATGCCACTGATTATGCCAAGGATGTGCTGGGGATATGGTAGCATCAAATCTGGTTGGAAATTACCTGAAAATCTGTTATTTTCGCATTTTTATGAAACCTGGACTGGTCTTAATATGTTCTACTCATAATTAACTTGATAAAACAAGTAACGATAACTGATAGAGGTATGGAAAATGTTCAAACAGTTTGATCCGCTCAAGGGAAAGCAGTTGCAGATCCTGGATCCCAAGGGCAAGATCGTGAACGAGAAGTATATGCCGGATCTCTCCGATGAAGAGGTGGTCAAGGCTTACCAGTTCATGATTTACGCCCGCCAGGTGGATGTCAAGGCTGTAGCTTATCAACGCATGGGAAGACTTTAT includes:
- a CDS encoding Fe-S cluster assembly protein SufD, which codes for DRAGADRFKSSNVVELYADKSSRVRYLNPQNLSGSVTSFLTQRARIEQEAQIWTIFASLGSEISKSNLGTILNGKGASSQMLGVAFADDRQHFDHHTRHQHTAGESYSNIDFKIVLKDQARSAYTGLIRIEEETTNCQAYQENRNLLLNTGASAESIPELEILNDQVSCSHGATVGPLDSEMIFYLKSRGISTADAVRMIVMGFVEPLLNLMPVDIRQFMENLVRFKLENRNIEDMNLESIEK
- a CDS encoding SUF system NifU family Fe-S cluster assembly protein, yielding MNGLDQLYRDILMDHYKYPRGKKKIENPDIINSGQNPLCGDSIELTARLAGDRIEDIGIETVGCAICTASASMLTETVKGMTLGEVEQLSGLVTKMLTGDDEQKDFDLGDLEALAGVKKFPVRVKCALLAWITLVEGIRAHQEGINPEAVTTE
- a CDS encoding DUF59 domain-containing protein, encoding MRPSGMDYPCRGYPRSSGRHQPRSGNYGVICMITEDQVMDVLHKVKDPEMALSVADLGLIYDLEIKTGGEIVIEMTLTTPACPYGPVLVNDVKKAVGELEGVTAVTVDIVWDPPWNPEEHATDYAKDVLGIW